One window of the Thermoanaerobaculia bacterium genome contains the following:
- a CDS encoding DUF2277 domain-containing protein → MCRNIKTLFNFEPPASAGEVRAAALQFVRKVSGFQSPSKANQPAFDRAVDEIEAAAERLLADLVTPAGPRDREVEAAKARARSAERFGRVP, encoded by the coding sequence ATGTGCCGAAACATCAAGACCCTGTTCAATTTCGAGCCGCCGGCGAGCGCCGGGGAGGTGCGCGCGGCTGCGCTCCAGTTCGTGCGCAAGGTGAGCGGCTTCCAGTCCCCTTCGAAGGCCAACCAGCCGGCGTTCGATCGCGCCGTGGACGAGATCGAGGCGGCCGCAGAGAGGCTGCTGGCCGATCTGGTGACGCCCGCCGGGCCGCGCGACCGCGAGGTCGAGGCCGCCAAGGCGCGGGCGCGATCGGCGGAGCGTTTCGGGCGCGTCCCCTGA
- a CDS encoding nuclear transport factor 2 family protein: protein MTPFRRVFAAVVLCVAAASSARAEEDARAQVLATVQSLFDAMARKDAEAGRKLFLPEARFFSVRVEAGAPIVGTFTIEEGLRRWAESSEALLERIWSAEVRIHGRIATVWTPYDFHRDGKFSHCGIDAFDLVRTAEGWRLAGGVYTMETEGCAASPLGPPPAGVTGATGASGASGSATPRAQRR from the coding sequence ATGACTCCCTTTCGCCGTGTCTTCGCCGCCGTCGTTCTCTGCGTCGCCGCTGCGTCGTCCGCCCGGGCCGAAGAGGACGCGCGGGCGCAGGTTCTCGCGACCGTTCAGAGTCTCTTCGACGCCATGGCGCGCAAGGATGCCGAAGCGGGGAGGAAGCTGTTTCTTCCCGAGGCGCGGTTCTTCTCGGTGCGGGTCGAGGCGGGGGCGCCGATCGTGGGCACCTTCACGATCGAGGAGGGCCTCCGAAGATGGGCCGAGAGCTCCGAGGCGCTGCTCGAGCGCATCTGGAGCGCCGAGGTCCGGATCCACGGCCGGATCGCGACGGTCTGGACCCCGTACGACTTCCATCGCGACGGCAAGTTCAGCCATTGCGGAATCGATGCGTTCGACCTCGTCCGGACAGCCGAGGGGTGGCGACTAGCCGGCGGGGTCTACACCATGGAGACGGAGGGTTGTGCCGCCAGTCCGCTCGGCCCCCCGCCCGCAGGAGTCACCGGAGCCACCGGAGCCAGCGGAGCCAGCGGCAGCGCGACTCCCAGGGCGCAACGCCGATGA
- a CDS encoding carboxypeptidase regulatory-like domain-containing protein, which yields MSAQRMAPAAAAGRVETSALRARTRSSVRSALVAGMVLAAIPLGAQSGRSRMSGFVFADSDTRVLAGATVELVGDPESERLRSVHVVARTSAAGKYDIERLPYGRYELRIAAPGFEPYSIPLYLASDALTSLHARLRKAATEPIGPAVEKGEVP from the coding sequence TTGAGCGCGCAGAGGATGGCGCCCGCCGCGGCAGCGGGGAGGGTCGAGACGAGTGCGCTCCGCGCCCGGACTCGGAGCTCGGTCCGGTCTGCCCTCGTCGCGGGGATGGTGTTGGCGGCGATACCGCTCGGCGCGCAGTCGGGTCGCAGCCGGATGAGCGGCTTCGTCTTCGCCGACTCCGACACGCGGGTGCTCGCAGGAGCTACGGTCGAGCTCGTCGGCGATCCGGAGTCGGAGCGCCTGCGGTCGGTGCACGTCGTGGCGAGGACGTCCGCGGCGGGAAAGTACGACATCGAGCGCCTGCCCTACGGACGCTACGAGCTGCGGATCGCCGCGCCCGGTTTCGAGCCGTATTCGATCCCTCTGTACCTCGCCTCGGATGCACTCACGAGCCTGCATGCGCGGTTGCGCAAGGCGGCAACGGAGCCGATCGGTCCGGCGGTGGAGAAGGGCGAAGTCCCTTGA
- a CDS encoding GNAT family N-acetyltransferase, protein MTPPGTIVVDTDPERLDLAVVHGFLTTSYWARGIPLAVVRESVRHSLCFGLYDGEQQVGFARVISDRATFAYLADVFVLESHRGRGLGRLLMTAVIDHPELQGLRRWMLATRDAHALYVQYGFTPLRAPESFMQLHDPDVYAEPTDAGRRREAGEGEAL, encoded by the coding sequence ATGACACCGCCCGGCACGATCGTCGTCGACACCGATCCGGAGCGACTCGACCTCGCGGTCGTGCACGGCTTCCTCACTACGAGCTACTGGGCGCGCGGCATCCCGCTCGCGGTGGTCCGCGAGTCGGTGCGCCACTCGCTCTGCTTCGGGCTCTACGACGGCGAACAGCAGGTGGGTTTCGCGCGCGTGATCTCGGACAGGGCCACCTTCGCCTACCTCGCCGACGTCTTCGTCCTCGAGTCCCACCGCGGGCGCGGTCTGGGCAGACTCCTGATGACCGCGGTGATCGATCACCCCGAGCTCCAGGGTCTGCGCCGCTGGATGCTCGCCACGCGCGACGCCCATGCCCTCTACGTCCAGTACGGCTTCACTCCACTGCGGGCGCCGGAAAGCTTCATGCAGCTTCACGATCCGGACGTCTACGCCGAACCGACCGATGCCGGTCGGCGCCGCGAAGCGGGAGAGGGTGAAGCGCTGTGA
- a CDS encoding antibiotic biosynthesis monooxygenase, with protein MRSAPVTVLVAYRALPGQVERALAEIEALVATVVTMEPDCLGIRLLQDSADPERLLLVERWSSREAYLGPHRETPHLQAFIASAAAFLAGPPEIRIWREHAERLPD; from the coding sequence ATGCGATCGGCTCCCGTCACCGTCCTTGTCGCCTACCGTGCGCTCCCCGGCCAGGTCGAGCGTGCTCTAGCCGAGATCGAGGCTCTCGTCGCCACGGTGGTCACGATGGAGCCCGACTGTCTCGGAATCCGGCTGCTCCAGGACTCTGCCGACCCCGAGCGGCTCCTGCTCGTCGAGCGGTGGTCCAGCCGGGAGGCTTATCTCGGTCCGCACCGCGAGACCCCGCATTTGCAGGCGTTCATCGCCAGCGCGGCCGCCTTCCTCGCCGGACCTCCGGAGATCCGGATCTGGAGAGAGCACGCGGAGCGCCTGCCCGATTAG
- a CDS encoding ABC transporter permease — MRAALGRIGWMVRKELRQVFRDPRMARLVLVAPIVQLLVFGYAVSTDVRHTPTIVLDRDQSRDSRELVTALVGGGYFDVVEWAERDADLAFALDHGRAALAVAIPAGYAHDLAEGRASVQLLFDGTNSNQATIAKGHAERIVQDVALARSLAGRAPPLDVRSRAWYNPDLASRNYNVPAVIGLLLSLVCQLLTALAVVREREIGTLEQLAVSPLRPSELILGKTIPFALIALIDLVLITGMALLWFKVPFRGSPLLLLGATLLFVACALGNGLLISTISKTQQEAFLSAFLAYMPMVLLSGFMFPISSMPQIFQWITLANPMRHFLVIVRGIFLKGVTPLDVLPELGALALFAVVVLGLATRRFHRAE, encoded by the coding sequence ATGCGCGCGGCACTCGGTCGCATCGGCTGGATGGTGAGGAAGGAGCTGCGCCAGGTCTTCCGCGACCCGCGCATGGCCCGGCTGGTGCTCGTGGCGCCGATCGTCCAGTTGCTGGTTTTCGGCTACGCCGTCTCGACCGACGTGCGGCATACGCCGACGATCGTCCTCGACCGCGACCAGAGCCGCGACAGCCGCGAGCTCGTGACGGCGCTCGTCGGCGGCGGCTACTTCGACGTCGTCGAGTGGGCCGAACGCGACGCCGATCTCGCCTTCGCCCTCGACCATGGCCGCGCCGCGCTCGCGGTAGCCATCCCCGCCGGCTACGCGCACGATCTCGCCGAGGGCCGAGCGAGCGTGCAGCTGCTCTTCGACGGCACCAATTCGAATCAGGCGACGATCGCCAAGGGCCACGCCGAGCGCATCGTGCAGGATGTCGCCCTGGCGCGCTCGCTCGCCGGCCGCGCGCCGCCGCTCGACGTGCGTTCGCGGGCCTGGTACAACCCGGATCTCGCCAGTCGGAACTACAACGTGCCGGCGGTGATCGGCCTCCTGCTCAGCCTGGTGTGCCAGCTTCTCACCGCCCTCGCCGTGGTCCGCGAACGCGAGATCGGCACGCTCGAGCAACTCGCGGTCAGTCCCCTCCGGCCGAGCGAGCTCATCCTCGGCAAGACCATTCCGTTCGCGCTCATCGCGCTCATCGACCTCGTCCTCATCACCGGCATGGCGCTGCTGTGGTTCAAGGTGCCCTTCCGTGGCAGTCCGCTGCTGCTTCTCGGCGCGACGCTCCTCTTCGTCGCCTGCGCGCTCGGCAACGGCCTGCTGATCTCGACGATCTCGAAGACCCAGCAGGAGGCGTTCCTCTCCGCTTTCCTCGCCTACATGCCGATGGTGCTGCTGTCGGGCTTCATGTTTCCCATTTCGAGCATGCCGCAGATCTTCCAGTGGATCACCCTCGCCAACCCGATGCGCCACTTCCTGGTGATCGTGCGCGGCATCTTCCTCAAGGGCGTCACGCCGCTCGACGTCCTGCCCGAGCTGGGAGCCCTCGCCCTCTTCGCCGTCGTCGTCCTCGGCCTCGCCACCCGCCGCTTTCACCGCGCCGAGTAA
- a CDS encoding ABC transporter permease — protein MLRAPRLDLSRLWAMSRKETLQLARDRRSLLLAFALPLLLLVIFGYAIVWDVRDIALAVVDQDASPASRELVDGFLASGYFELVARPERPGDAVELFARGRARLVLVVPPGFGADLGAGRTARLQVLLDGSDANTATIALGYAEGVAAAFGQRILLQGERLTLPLVAHSRVWYNETLASRDMIVPGLVAVIMMVIAAMLTSLTIAREWERGTMEQLASTPVTRLEVVLGKLLPYLAIGLVDVAAVSILGVVLFGVPMRGNALLLFPLSFLFLCGALGLGLFISAVSRSQVLATQIALVATFLPAFLLSGFMFAIENMPPALQAISHLVPARYFLVVTRGIFLKGVGISVLRYQALLMLAFAVLGLALAVRSFRKELD, from the coding sequence ATGCTTCGGGCACCCCGCCTCGACCTCTCCCGCCTCTGGGCGATGTCGCGCAAGGAGACGCTGCAGCTCGCCCGCGACCGGCGCAGCCTCCTGCTCGCCTTCGCTCTGCCGCTTCTCCTCCTGGTGATCTTCGGCTATGCCATCGTCTGGGACGTGCGCGACATCGCGCTCGCCGTGGTCGACCAGGACGCCTCCCCCGCGAGCCGCGAGCTGGTCGATGGCTTTCTCGCTTCGGGCTACTTCGAGCTCGTGGCGCGGCCCGAGCGCCCGGGCGATGCCGTGGAGCTCTTCGCCCGCGGCAGGGCGCGGCTGGTGCTCGTCGTGCCGCCGGGCTTCGGCGCCGACCTCGGAGCCGGCCGCACGGCGCGCCTCCAGGTGTTGCTCGACGGCTCCGACGCCAACACCGCGACGATCGCGCTCGGCTACGCCGAGGGGGTGGCCGCCGCCTTCGGCCAGCGCATCCTGCTGCAAGGCGAACGTTTGACGCTGCCGCTCGTCGCCCACTCCCGGGTCTGGTACAACGAGACCCTCGCCAGCCGCGACATGATCGTCCCGGGACTCGTGGCGGTGATCATGATGGTCATCGCGGCGATGCTCACCTCGCTCACCATCGCGCGCGAGTGGGAGCGCGGCACTATGGAGCAGCTCGCCTCGACACCGGTGACCCGGCTCGAGGTCGTGCTCGGCAAGCTCCTCCCGTATCTCGCAATCGGCCTCGTGGACGTCGCGGCGGTGTCGATCCTCGGCGTCGTGCTCTTCGGCGTGCCGATGCGCGGCAACGCCCTGCTGCTCTTCCCGCTCTCGTTCCTCTTCCTCTGCGGCGCCCTCGGGCTCGGGCTTTTCATCTCGGCGGTGTCACGCTCGCAGGTGCTCGCCACCCAGATCGCGCTGGTCGCCACCTTCCTCCCCGCCTTCCTCCTCTCGGGCTTCATGTTCGCCATCGAGAACATGCCGCCGGCGCTGCAGGCGATCTCCCACCTCGTGCCGGCGCGCTACTTCCTGGTGGTCACCCGCGGCATCTTCCTCAAGGGAGTCGGGATTTCGGTCCTGCGCTACCAGGCTCTGCTCATGCTCGCCTTCGCCGTTCTCGGCCTGGCGCTCGCCGTGCGCTCCTTCCGCAAGGAGCTCGACTGA